ATCAAAAACAATCCATttatatgttgttgttttttacactGTTCACGAGCATTATAGCTGTACTTTCCGTTTATGGTTGGAGCAGCTAGCTTGCCGTTAGTCAATTGGCATTCTCAACGAGTTCAAAAAAAGTCGGATTTCACTCCGACTATTCATGAACGCAGCAGAGAGGGTACGGTGGAGCTATTACCAAGGGTCTACATAGCGCGTCTAGAATTAGAACCAAGGGATCCGTTTGGAACTGAGCATTGTTGTCCTCTAGTCACTGACCTGGGGAAGCAGTGGGCGGCTGTCACCACAAAGTCAGGGGACACCAGGACCCCTCCACATATGTGCGATCCACCAAAGTGTAGAGAGAGTTGCCAGGGCCATTGGCCCAGCTTGGCAACACTGCCCCCTATGATCCGGGAGGACAACTGTTGACGTCCACAATCTTGGAAAAGGGGAAGAAGTGATCAAATGTTTGTATCTAATTATAACTAGAAGTCAGACTTCAAATAGAAGGTTGATATAGACCTGCCTGGTGAAATATGAACAGATGAGGGCTCCTTACCAATACACTTCAGAGAGACAGTATTCTGGTCTGGGCAGGACGAGCTACACAGCAACAGAAGCACAGCCATGTCAGGAACTTCGGATCTAACATTAAACCACACTGGGATTTGTGCAGCGTGGTTACAGTTGATTTGAAACTTCCTTCATGAGGCTTATAATGCAGCTATAATGATGCCGTAACATTACATCCCGACCAGTCATGACAGATAACGACAGTGTGTGACTTAACGCCATCATTCCCTCGACATTACATGGGACTAAAATGAGTAAATACATATGTGCTAAGGTTTGTAGAGGAGTTCTCTTACCTGACGTTGACCTGGCCCTGGATGGGTAAAGACGATCTGTTGTTCAGGGTTAGACCAATTGACTGCTGGGATTTCACTGCCTTGGTTGCAAAGGACCTGCATGgtcgacacacacaaacacatttagaTTCTGTCGGCCAAAGCAATACGAGAATCAATTCCCCTCCCATGAAGCATTCCCAGAAAGTCAATTTGCCACAGGCACAccaaccccagagagagaggagcgcagCGATTCAATCTGAGAGTAAATACTGAAAATGGCAGCAGTGAAATTAAACGTCACCGAGCAAATGTCTGTGAGAGAAAGTAGTTGCTTTGAGAGGTAGCGTATACAAAAAAGGCTGTTGTGAGAGAAAGTGATTGCTCTCTAAAGGTAGCTTATAAAATGGCTGTTGTGAAATAAGGGGATGTCTTACTTTCTGAAGCCCAGTTGGGCACAGGTACGGTCGGCGTAGCTCTGGTCCCATCCCTGGTAACACACCGGGAGAAAACGACCGTCCTGAGACGTTCTGACCTGCAGAGCACCGTCCGCCCCAAACctcactggagagagagggagaggaggggatagaatAACAAGATACGAAAAGGGTTATGTTTCTCTGCTTGTCATACCTCGTCCacctggctttcatttctgtacACCTACCTGCAAGCCCGTATGTCTGTCTGTTGTGTCGTGTGTGAGAGTGTGCCTACCACAGCTGGACTCGTCCGTGCCCAGTTGGCAGTCCCGCAGAGCGTCACATTGGACGGTGGAGTTGGAGCAGGTGTCATGAACGGGCCCGCTCAACTGCTTCTCATGGTGCTCCTCATCCTCACTGTCATGGTGGTCGACGGTGGCAGCCGCTGTTGCCAACCTGGTACCGTAATGCactacccagagagagagagtgcgagagagagagagagagagatgtcacaGCTGATTTGAAACAGCCTTCATGAGGCCtataatgtagctagctataagagacagatagagagaggcaggggaAGGGTTGGATGGGATAGGTTGGGGGGCACGGAGAACGTGTAAgggtggggagaagaggagagacagaggaagtggTAGCAGAGGAAGACTGTAAATGTCTGTACAAATACAGAAGGGAAagggaggatacctagtcagttgcacaactgaattgcattcaaccgaaatgtgtctcccgcatttaacccaacccctcctgAATCAGAGAGTAGCTTACAAATAAATGAGTAAACAGGCACACATACATGAGTAACAACAGCATATGAATAGATATGACGACAACCCTGGCCTTACCTCCTAGCCAGATGGCAatggccaggaggagcagcagaACGATGCCTCCTGACCCACCAAAGCACTTGGCACTATGATTGCAGCATTTGTGTTTCTTCTTGTTGTCAGGAAGAGCTggaacaacacacacaacatacacatcAAAACAGATATATCTTCCCCAGGAGGCCATATACAAACATTACACTGAGTGTGCAAAAACATTGgatcatggactctacaaggtgtcgaaagcattccacagagatACTGGCCAAtgatgactccaatgcttcccatagttatGTCaggttggttggatgtcctttgggtggtggaccattcttgaaacacacgggaaactgttgagcgtgaaaaaccccgCAGAATTGAAGTTCTTTACACACTTAacccagtgtgcctggcacctactgtcttgcccattcaccctctgaacggcacacatacacaatctatgtctcaattgtctcaaggcttacaaatccttatttaacctgtctcccccccttcatctacactgactgaagtggatttaaatttaagtgacatcaataagggatcatagctttcacctggactcacctggtcagtctacgtcacggacagagcaggtgttcctaatgttctatacactcagtgtatagactCCACATAATGCAGACAGATAACTAGGGAGTTAAAATCACACTTCTTTCTCAAGGatgtttttgtattgtattttttgtACTTCTGTTGAAATTCTGATTATTTTACACCTACTTTCACTGGTGGTTAGTAGTCCCCTGAAAGCAAATAAGGAATGGAGGGAACTAGACGGGGACAGAACTGGGATAGTCAGCAGATCGAGAGTACGACTCACATATACTGGGCTGGCAGATGTGCTGCGCAGCCACTGGTGGGGGGTGCTGGGGGATGTAGTATAGCTGGTTGGGAGGAGTGTGCCGCGGATCCGCCCCATAGACTGCCTCTTCATAGGACTGGAGGGGCGGGGCGGTGTGCACCTCAACGGAGTAGTATGGAGGAGGGAGCTCGTTCTGCAGGGGAGAACACAGAGGGAAAAGACAAAAGGTTAAGCAGTCAGTCATTCAAAGAAATATTCGGATCAAACGCCCATGTGGGAACTTAAAGTCCCagtgttttgtatcatattgtatatatttaacactgtaaaagtgtaaaaaaaaaacatttaatcagttttatttcctgatagttggtGATTGataatacaatctacacaggacctacAAAATGACGTCGCTAGGCGGTATAGGTTTatggcccagtgcagtcaaaactgTGATTTCCCTGTGTTTCATATAATAATACTTTGAAATTGTACAAAATATGAAAATGGCAGAAAGAGGGTTCTAAACCTCTCTACCAATAACAGCTTTTCTTgcgttttcccctccccactcagaccactccaagacagtcctaggaaaattcttgcttgagaaattgctctttgctaaaaaGCTATTCGTTTGTCTTTGATCATTTTAATTGagaacaatcacagtaaggtacttaattattagccagaaattatttgatattgagatgaaAATGTTGATTGGAtatttaatagaccaataacagagtTCAAAACcattctgccaataacagctagttttcagtttctcCTCCCCACTCAGTTCACTCCTAGACAATCTTAGCAAAAGTATTTTTTGAGAAAGTGTTTTGCTAAATAGttaattttttactattacaAACTATTACAAAACGATTACAGAAAGGCACTGAATTGTTTgctagaaatgatttgatattgagattttttttttaaacgtctgcattgggcctttaataaTCCCCAGTAAAACAACTTCCATGCAGGAACCCCGATTCTTCCATAAACAACAGTGTATGGGGGTGCTGCCTAGAGGACACATGTTGATTGCAAACAGGGCTTACAGATGGTTGATGATTGGTGAAAAACAACCACATTCTAGTATCTACAAGTTAGATATAACTCATTGTCGGCCATAATCATATCATCCTCATCGAGCAAGTGTGAGATCCCAACACCTGAATAACCAACTCAAGCACAATGGAAGGTCCCATGTCTCTAGGCAACAATGTGCCGAGATTCCCAATTGGCCCCTTATTCATTTCCTCCACTCTTTATCATGCTCTCATTTCTGCTTTATATTCATCTGCTCCTCATAGCGCTATCAAGCATCTCAGACAATAGAGCTAATCAACGTTGCCAAGGACAAGctcacattgccccccccccaggAGTCTCTATTGTTGCCACGGAGAAGAAAGGTGGCTGCCATGGAGACAACAGAACAGCAAATTCCAAAAGGAAGTTGTGGTCGTCCCCCTGTCCCTGGCTGGCTGCTGCCAGGTTGTATCACACACGCAGGTGATTTGTAACCCACATTCAAACACAGGTGCAGGTCGGTCAGTCTGATAGTGTGCTTTCCCCCCCTGGTGCTGGATGACAGACAGCCAGGGTTCAATATTGCCTTTGagttctgtctctcttttcccttGACGCTAAATGGACACCTTTTCACTTTACACTGTGTTTATTCAgggtgggtggggggtggggggtggggtggaTTCCAGTCATGTTTCCTTATGACGATGACATTGCTTTTAACTTCCCTAACGGGTTCTGATGTTGGGACTTTGGCTGATCTGCGCATGGCAATGTTTATGTTGCAATGACCGACATGGAAAGAATCTGCTTCCTGTAcaacatgcaggcacacacataaATGACCTCCACACTGATTCCCAACGTTAGGTTCTAAATAAACAGAATGAAAACTAACGGACAACTAgataaagctcaaaccaagtttattcacccaccgGGTCAAACAGCTCCACAGAAAAGACATGTTTACACGAGCACATATTTATAACTTCCTCCTACGCGGAGTCTCCTCGCACATCTggacagccaatacatctctgttgctagacaggaCTTTAGCGATGCCTGTtctctcacttcatctgacctgacctagGCCCAacttcctcactcctccccaaatCACGGCTGGCCTGCATTATCTGTTGACTGAaaccagactgtggcccttctcccccccccTAGGACACCTGAGACGTAACAATAACATGTTCTTCCTGCACTCCCCTTTCTCACTCAGTAGATTTCCACACCCTCAGTTCTAACCTGGTAACATGAATAAGGCTATTTCAAGTTCAGAAGTGATTACCCAACGCCACAACGGATGAGTAGTGTGCTCTTGCTCTACATCTACAGTGGATGTGCTATGGATTGGTGGAGATTTACACATCATTGCAAAATTCTTAGGTGGAGTTTTGATTTCAGAGGGCCTAGGCTGTAGTGATGATCACAAGGATCACTAGATCCTTTAGGTCTACAGCAGACGTGGATCATATCGAAGTGTTTGTCTGGTTGAGGATGATGAGCACAACAATAAACAAAGAGATGGGACTTGCTGTTGTCTGTCTTGGTGACAGAGAGAAGACTCCAGGGCACAGTCAGTAATAATACCAGTTTATAACCTAAACCTTTTCTTTGGTAAACAGCTCCAGTTTCATGACCATTGGGCACCAAACTCCAACGCAATCGAACCAGAATGCTGCCCCAGGTGGATATTCAGTCGGTGGAAGAGCCGGCTTGCCTGAATTCCCAACTGAATCGACATAGGTCAATAGACATTGTTCCAGGTTTTAGGTTTCGGTTACATTTCAAAGGGAAGACCGTACATATAAACAATGAAGTCGTTATATACTGTAACTTTGAACTTCAATTCCAAAGAGTACCTTTGAGCTCAATAGTAGATGTGTAGGTAAAATGGAACTAGCCCATATTGATTGTTGATTCACTAATCGATACAGATAAATCCTCTCTGTTACAGACTGAACATCACAGTAGCAGGGTAGAGTGAGGTCCATTTCCACCAAATGCCTTATTTCACAATCTGACCCCCGTATTTTGGTTCCACAAACTGGGTGAATAGACTAGTTTGAGACATAAAACCGCTATCCATTTAGATGAAGAACCTCGACTTTCAACACAATATTTTCCACATGGAGGATTCAACATCAATTCAAAACACCATGCGAAGCAACACAGTAGAGAGATCGGAGACAGAGGCAATCGCAATGAGATCATATGGGGCTCCAGCTACACACCAGCTTGACCCTGTGCCTCGGTCTCCTGGTATCAACACAAATTGGTTCACGTATCCTGCAATCTGTCCATAATGTGGCAAAAAGTACAACTTTTGAGAACATCAGCAATACACAAGGAAAGGCCACTTTTAGTTAAATAACCCACCCTGACAGAGGTGAAAGTGAGAGTACGAGTACAGCATGGTCAGTGTGTGAGAAAGAAAAGAGTCTTGTTTTGGAAGCTGGTGACAGAAGTCAGCCCAGGGGAAACAGATAGAGAACCAGAGAAGCAGAGAACAAGGAGGAGAGGATAAAGGAAGGACTTACAGGGTCATGCTTTGCCATCGGACGCTGGGGGAGCAGTGAGGAGAGTGGAGGTGAGACCTGGTAGGAGAGGCTTTCACAGGGCCACTCAAACAGTCACAGAACGGTGATCAGAGCTGACGCCACATTTGGCACTCCttctttcctctcactgtctaACCCTGAACACCTCCACCCAGGCCACACAGGTGGGACTGCCCCCCTCCAtccaacccctccctctctcatctcctcttcacTGAAGTTGGTGTGTCCCAGTGCGCTACTTTCCCACCCGCCAGACCGGTTTCAAGGCAGCCAAGGAGAGACAAAGATTGATTCACACCGTGTGGCCTGCTCCATTCCGGCTCAGGTGACACCAGCTGGGCAATCAGAGCCAGGAACCAAAATGGCGTCCTCTCAGACAGCCACGTTTGACCTATGTGGCAGATCTTTTTCTCAGGACCTCATTTTGAAAAACTCTGTCACTAAAGTCACAAATCAGTTGTTCCAAATACGGAGCAGTTGATCCAATCAAATATGTAGACATTATATTGAAATATTGAGTTTAAATAACCATCAAACTCAAATAAATGTACAATCGTGTTGCCCATACACATACTTCATCTTCATAATCATGTAACACAGGGATGTTCATGAAATGAACCGTGCTTAGGGAAGCCAATAGAATGGCGCCGTGTCATCGCAGTTAACGGACTTTAGATATCTTACTCAATATGCCTTTCGTGAGCCCACAGTATTTATAGAAAGTGCTTTGTCATAAAACAAGAGCTTCCTTATGGGAAGAATGTGTTTATTTTGTGAGGTGTTTTTTGTCCCCCCCACCGTGTGTAACTGAGTTTGTGTACATGCTTTGGTGCAGGTAGAACATATTTCATTAGTGATGTCACGGTGTACAAAAATGAGCTCAGACTGCATTCCTTCTACTAGAGAAAGCACAGGCATGCAGACATGCACCCGTATTCactcacacgcgcacgcacgcacgcacacattttAAAGTCAAATTACCTCAGTTTCATTATTGAAAGCCTCAATAGAATGTTGCTTATTTACATTAGCTCAAACACCTCTTCctcccagtggtgtaaagtactaaagtaaaaacactttaaagtactacttaagtagtttttttggggtACCTGtaatttactttactatttatatttttgacaatttgtacttttactttactacattccttaaaaaaatattgtactttttacttcatacaaaagtactcgttacattttgaatgcttagcaggacaggaaaatggtccaattgaTGAACTTATCAATAGaacaccctggtcatccctactgcctctgatctggtggactcactaaacacaaatgctttgtttgtatattatgtctgagtgttggagtgtgaccctggctatctgtaaatttaaaaaaaaggaaaatggtgtcatctggtttgcttaatataaggaatttgaaatgatttatacttttacttttacttttgatacttaagtatatttgagcaattacatttacttttgatacaagTATATTTTAAAACAAATACTTTAAGACTTTACTCAAGtggaattttactgggtgacttttacttttacttgagtcattttctatttagggatctttacttttactcaagtatgaaaattgggtactttttccaccactgcttccTCCTAAACTTTGGACACTAGTACAATTAACAAAGGGAAGGAGCTACCGACAATATGTTGATTGATTAATTCCAGTTAATCATTTTGGATTTTAAACGTATAGGCAGCCTAGTCGGCCCACGTTTTAATATACACAAAATTTGATCACGTTCACATTTTCTCCTGACGCacaaatggactataaatacctaacgttaccaattagtttaccctgaccagatggacagggcacataggctgtatgcagctgctcttaatagtagcctacagttgatcagaaggAAAAATGGTCTCGTTTTCATCCCATACAGCAAGTCAGATCTCTGATGTTTAGGTGTGGCCTAGGCTGCTGCAACATTTATGTCATGAGTTTTTGCCTGAGTCTGTCTGTCCGGTGTGATGTGTTATCACATTTGGTAAATAAATTCAGGAGGAAAGTGGAAAGCCTACGTGAGCGCGCGAAAAAATGCGCTCTGTCAACCTCTCTTTAAtctctctttatttttttatattttttacattggggAATAATAGAGAATatatcaaaactatgatataacacatatggaattatgtagtaaccaaagaagtgttacacaaatcaaaaggttgggtgattgtggaggccaggtcatctgatgcagcactccatcactcttcttcttggtcaaataacccttactcagcctggaggtgtgggtcttcctttcctgtggtaggcctcatgagagacagtttcatcatagcgctagatggtttttgtgactgcaattgaagaaagtttcaaaattcttgacattttcagaattgactgaccttcatgtcttaaagtaataatggactgccgtttctctttgcttatttgagctattcttgacataatatggacttggtcttttaccaaataggtctatcttctctataccacccGTACTTTAtcagaacacaactgattggctcaaatgcattaaggaaagaaattcaaaaAATGTACTTGTAACAagaaacacctgttaattgaaatgcattcctgttgactacctcatgaagctggttgagagaatgtcaagagtgtgcaaagctgtcattaaagaAAAGGGGttgcttctttgaagaatctcaaatataaaatatatttagatttgtttaacacttttttggttactgtatgattccatatgtgttatttcatagttttgatgtatttcctattattctacaacgtagaaaatagtaaaaataaagaaaaacccttgagtgagtgGGTGTTCTAAATTTTTTTACTTTAAgactttactcaagtagtattttactgggtgacttttacttttacttgagtcattttctatttagggatatttacttttactcaagtatgaaaattgggtactttttccaccactgcttccTCCTAAACTTTGGACACTAGTACAATTAACAAAGGGAAGGAGCTACCGACAATCATCTATGGTCAAGTTTATCATAACAAAAGATGCCGCCTTCAGCAGAATATGAAGCAGACTTTAAAAACTGAAATCAGCATTTACAGAGGCGATGTAACAGTACATATGTTAACACAAAGCAATGAACACAGACCTTGAGGATGGGTAACGGTTGgctaatgtaataataataaaaggAGAAAATATGTTAATTTATGCTATCTGTTCACAAGACATAGACGTATCATGATTCTTACATGTTTCCAGGAGAGTGCATCTTAAAAAGCATATCAAAAGATTGGGAAGGTGGCCCTCAGCTTGACAATTAACTTGCATTAACCACTTATCACCACCAGAGGGAGATAGACACCAGATTCGATGTACCATGCGCTATCTACTGCTCTCCGCTAGAGGTCCTCGTTATGGATCACCAAACCACTATTGTCTCAACTCAACTCAGCTGCATTTGCGTGGTGGTGTCCATTTTCAGAAGAGAAACCAACAGAGACATAGATCGAAAGAGAAATAGTACCGATGTTGAATTACTAGAAAAAGGAAGTGGACAGGCGACAAAGCGAGAGAGGCAGTAGCTAAAAACATCAAATTAAATGACATtttgtttgtcacatgctttgtaaacatcCGGTGTAGgctaacagtaaaatgcttacttacgggtcctgggaagacaaaaaacaataacacaatacactacacagtgtaataatgtgtttgtgtatgtgattgactctacatacatTAGTGAGAGAAAATCGATAGGGGTACTCACAGTGCTTGGAGgggaaacattcaatgtgccagtggatgagtgagcacatgagacgtggcttcagttcatgtcaggagaaaGTTGACAATGGTTGAGGAGTGGAGTGGTCATCACCTCCtaatcagggaacaggaggggacttagctgtaaatacaaatagaaGAGACATTCCATTACAACTGTGCCATCGTAGGTTTGGACAACAAGTTTCTCCATGAAATTAAACTCAGACATCTCAGAATTCACAAAGTTAAACACAGACTGCGCATCTCGCCCACTTGAAACATAAAAGCAGCCCAAGAAAcgttcctgaataaagccctgatcatccacatacctgataataactgacaactgcaagcagaTGCCACCAGAGGTTCCAGAGCAGTGGGGCAATTTTTACCTCCTGGGACCCAGAGTTTTTCCTCATCTGTTAACCTAACTAGGAAAACTCTGGACCCTATAAGGTATGACAGTGATTAATCAGTTGTAAAAAGGTTttatatgggctatgatgggaccagtttttcctaatcaggtcaaatgtttgtttttttaaaccctGAAAAAAACTCCTAGCCTAGAGGGTGTGAAAACCCTGTCAAACAGCAGCAACCTTTTACTTGTTCATATGAATTATA
The sequence above is drawn from the Salvelinus fontinalis isolate EN_2023a chromosome 24, ASM2944872v1, whole genome shotgun sequence genome and encodes:
- the LOC129821895 gene encoding transmembrane protease serine 13-like translates to MAKHDPNELPPPYYSVEVHTAPPLQSYEEAVYGADPRHTPPNQLYYIPQHPPPVAAQHICQPSISLPDNKKKHKCCNHSAKCFGGSGGIVLLLLLAIAIWLGVHYGTRLATAAATVDHHDSEDEEHHEKQLSGPVHDTCSNSTVQCDALRDCQLGTDESSCVRFGADGALQVRTSQDGRFLPVCYQGWDQSYADRTCAQLGFRKSFATKAVKSQQSIGLTLNNRSSLPIQGQVNVSSSCPDQNTVSLKCIDCGRQQLSSRIIGGSVAKLGQWPWQLSLHFGGSHICGGVLVSPDFVVTAAHCFPRSFPPVRDASRWRVYGGVVSQDKLPSPYLVEKIIVNENYNNVTNDQDIAILKLASPVDFTNAVQPACLPAFDQTFPHGTKCWTSGFGTTDEGAAKPSKDLMEVAVDIIDVRVCNSSKVYSGSVSTNMLCAGDLNGGRDSCQGDSGGPLVCQASDNLWQLVGVTSWGSGCGQSNRPGVYTKVSSLLPWIYSKMQLESL